A genomic window from Candidatus Pelagisphaera phototrophica includes:
- a CDS encoding right-handed parallel beta-helix repeat-containing protein — protein sequence MANLPYIYVRMDTRSIPRNESSACSSATSASAVTRRAGLACTLRSHHGNHGIHLDNCYEDPRVSDSVISYNAKTGLNITDCHDIVVSDNQFEENEDAVHYIDSFNLCMNANNLDNHLRHSVVIENT from the coding sequence ATGGCTAACCTACCCTACATATACGTCCGGATGGATACGAGGTCGATCCCAAGAAACGAATCTAGCGCGTGCAGCTCAGCAACTTCCGCATCAGCGGTAACCCGAAGAGCGGGATTGGCATGCACACTCAGGAGCCATCATGGGAACCACGGAATTCATCTCGACAATTGCTACGAAGACCCACGGGTGTCCGATTCCGTCATCAGCTACAATGCCAAGACCGGACTGAATATTACGGATTGCCACGACATCGTGGTTAGCGACAACCAGTTCGAGGAAAACGAGGACGCCGTCCACTATATCGACAGTTTCAATCTTTGCATGAACGCAAACAACTTGGATAATCATCTCCGCCATAGTGTGGTCATCGAAAACACATAA
- a CDS encoding 3-keto-disaccharide hydrolase gives MKTTLSRLILLSLCAAAPSLLADSHGDHGWKPLFNGKTLSGWGVAQGYANYYVEDGAILGRTAEGSPNTFLTSYKHFGDFELKFQVKVDEGLNSGVQIRSHNREWGSRRYFGPQVEIETSPGQSGFIYGEGLNTGWISKEPGDGASHNHVKNNDWNEFHIIAKGDTITTFINGKQVTKLKLPGGIYREYPSGSIGLQVHGIKAGTGPFEVRWRNIMIKEL, from the coding sequence ATGAAAACAACTTTAAGTCGCCTGATTCTTCTGTCTTTATGTGCCGCGGCCCCGTCGCTCCTCGCCGATTCCCATGGGGACCATGGCTGGAAGCCGCTCTTCAACGGCAAAACTCTGTCTGGCTGGGGCGTCGCTCAAGGCTACGCCAACTATTACGTGGAAGACGGGGCCATCCTAGGAAGAACCGCCGAAGGCAGCCCGAACACCTTTCTCACTTCCTACAAGCACTTCGGTGACTTCGAATTAAAGTTCCAAGTTAAGGTGGACGAGGGATTGAACTCTGGAGTCCAGATTCGCTCGCATAATCGCGAATGGGGCAGTCGCCGTTACTTCGGTCCACAGGTTGAAATCGAGACCAGTCCCGGGCAATCAGGCTTTATCTACGGTGAAGGCCTCAATACCGGCTGGATCTCGAAAGAACCGGGCGATGGAGCGAGCCACAATCACGTGAAGAACAATGATTGGAATGAATTCCACATCATTGCCAAAGGCGACACCATCACTACTTTCATCAACGGGAAACAGGTCACCAAGCTAAAACTTCCCGGCGGCATTTACCGCGAGTACCCCTCAGGCTCAATTGGTCTGCAGGTTCACGGCATAAAGGCCGGCACTGGACCCTTTGAAGTCCGCTGGCGCAATATCATGATCAAAGAGCTGTAG
- a CDS encoding DUF350 domain-containing protein has translation MMILPVLAFLDIFFSSFFSLIVNVFYACLTILLAVGILWLVDGHVFKEIDFLKEIQKGNIAAAIFAGFFLLSVCLLLSFTMR, from the coding sequence ATGATGATCCTTCCAGTTCTGGCTTTTCTCGACATATTCTTCAGCAGTTTTTTTTCGCTGATCGTAAACGTGTTCTACGCCTGCCTGACGATTTTGCTCGCAGTTGGTATACTATGGCTGGTGGATGGGCATGTATTTAAGGAAATCGACTTTCTCAAGGAGATTCAAAAGGGCAATATTGCCGCCGCGATATTTGCGGGATTCTTCCTCCTTTCCGTTTGTCTGCTCCTGAGCTTCACAATGCGTTGA
- a CDS encoding transglycosylase SLT domain-containing protein, with the protein MGLRNYALGFSSLVFLISLLQAAEQSLVSDDEQGEGAQDLQFSRDLTGRHDEIFRKYTRTYFGRMPWKWFKAQSIQESNLQPHAKSAAGAMGLMQLMPATFQEIRKEVGLPNAPYDAKSNIHAGIWYNMKCYNVWTESRSSGEILKLMFASYNAGPGSIIRAQKVVRSGGLCDGKYWDCIQRGLPQVTGNHSKETIEYVANVERYYKILR; encoded by the coding sequence ATGGGTCTAAGGAATTATGCCCTCGGTTTTTCTAGCCTAGTTTTTCTGATATCCCTATTGCAAGCAGCGGAGCAAAGTTTGGTAAGTGACGACGAACAGGGAGAGGGAGCGCAAGATCTCCAATTTTCGAGAGACCTCACAGGCCGGCACGACGAAATCTTCCGAAAGTATACCCGTACATACTTCGGAAGAATGCCCTGGAAATGGTTTAAGGCACAGAGTATCCAGGAGAGCAATTTGCAGCCTCACGCCAAAAGTGCGGCAGGTGCGATGGGATTGATGCAGTTGATGCCGGCAACATTTCAGGAGATTCGAAAGGAAGTGGGGTTGCCGAATGCTCCTTATGATGCGAAGTCCAACATTCATGCGGGCATTTGGTATAATATGAAGTGTTACAATGTATGGACCGAAAGCCGGAGCAGCGGGGAGATTCTGAAACTGATGTTCGCTTCTTACAATGCCGGACCGGGGAGTATTATCCGCGCCCAGAAAGTGGTACGGAGTGGTGGCCTTTGCGATGGAAAGTACTGGGACTGTATTCAGCGCGGCCTTCCTCAGGTAACGGGTAATCACTCGAAGGAAACGATTGAATACGTTGCGAATGTGGAACGCTACTACAAAATCTTGCGATAG
- a CDS encoding ABC transporter ATP-binding protein: protein MLQDLKTFYALIRPYQGKIWLSAIFGSIGGALTGAGLTNGVERLFTGIFSDDRALMLNEIILVASIFPVLFLIIGGSNFLGAYLLQSAGLSAIRDLRIRVFDRLQLLSFSYFQKNSTGDLIARITGDTQMLQITLNYVARKFITQPATIIGAAYFLTLKAVQDEGVLEIYLCLAALPIVIFPIRHITLKLSRKAVKQQEEFGGLTQNIAQNLSAAREVRAFNLEERESTRFRDRAAQLFKAQMKVVKYGFSLPPVIETISSVGLSIAFVIGYFQGVAGGVFTGVFLGLYFLYTAIKNLGMFAAELSKGAAALSRVEEILNEPIDVVDNSGAAPLKSVNGEIRFEHVDFSYDSNPALRSVNAQIPAGSTCALVGPSGSGKSTFVNLLPRFFDVANGSISIDGRDLRSVPLRELRQQIALVSQEPVLFDDTVMENIRLGRQDASNDEVMAAAEDAFADEFIRSMDKGYNEIVGERGARLSGGQRQRIAIARAFLRAAPILILDEATSALDTESEEKVQQALRKLIVGKTVIIIAHRFSTIDSAQQILVFENGQIVDSGSHDDLIVKSPLYRRLYNRQV, encoded by the coding sequence ATGCTGCAGGACCTAAAAACATTCTACGCTCTTATTAGGCCATATCAGGGCAAAATATGGCTTTCGGCGATCTTTGGATCGATTGGGGGCGCCCTCACTGGAGCCGGTCTGACGAACGGGGTCGAAAGGCTATTTACGGGCATTTTCAGCGATGACCGGGCATTGATGCTAAACGAAATAATCCTCGTCGCCTCAATCTTTCCGGTCCTTTTCCTCATCATTGGAGGGTCAAATTTCTTGGGGGCCTACCTTCTCCAGTCAGCGGGCCTATCGGCTATCCGGGACCTTCGCATTCGAGTTTTCGACCGACTCCAGCTGCTGTCATTCTCGTACTTTCAGAAGAATTCCACGGGTGACTTAATCGCTCGTATTACAGGCGACACTCAGATGCTGCAGATCACCCTGAACTATGTCGCCCGCAAATTCATCACCCAGCCAGCGACCATCATAGGTGCTGCCTACTTTCTCACGCTCAAGGCCGTTCAAGACGAGGGGGTGCTCGAGATATACCTCTGCCTCGCAGCCCTGCCCATCGTCATTTTCCCAATACGTCACATTACCCTGAAACTCTCGCGAAAAGCGGTAAAGCAACAGGAAGAGTTTGGCGGCTTAACCCAGAATATTGCTCAAAATCTCAGCGCTGCTCGAGAAGTCCGTGCCTTCAACCTTGAGGAACGCGAGTCTACGCGTTTTCGCGATCGGGCAGCACAACTGTTCAAGGCACAAATGAAGGTCGTCAAATATGGATTTTCACTACCTCCCGTAATTGAAACCATTTCGTCAGTCGGCCTGTCTATCGCCTTCGTAATCGGGTACTTTCAGGGTGTCGCCGGCGGGGTGTTCACCGGCGTTTTTCTCGGACTCTACTTTTTGTATACAGCGATCAAAAATCTGGGGATGTTTGCGGCCGAGCTTTCCAAGGGGGCAGCTGCCTTGAGTCGGGTTGAGGAAATATTGAATGAGCCGATCGATGTCGTCGACAATTCTGGTGCAGCTCCCCTCAAATCGGTCAATGGAGAAATCCGATTCGAACACGTCGATTTTTCCTACGACTCCAATCCCGCGCTGCGTAGCGTGAACGCCCAGATCCCAGCCGGTTCTACCTGTGCCCTAGTCGGCCCAAGTGGATCCGGGAAAAGCACCTTCGTAAATCTGTTACCTCGCTTTTTTGACGTGGCGAACGGATCGATTTCGATCGATGGGAGAGATCTTCGCTCAGTCCCCTTAAGAGAGCTTCGCCAGCAAATCGCTCTGGTTTCCCAGGAACCGGTGCTCTTTGATGATACCGTAATGGAGAATATTCGTTTGGGGCGTCAGGATGCCAGCAATGACGAGGTCATGGCTGCCGCTGAAGATGCCTTCGCCGATGAGTTCATTCGATCGATGGATAAAGGGTATAACGAAATCGTCGGAGAACGAGGAGCTCGGCTTTCAGGCGGACAGCGCCAGCGTATTGCCATAGCCCGCGCTTTTCTGCGCGCGGCCCCGATCTTGATATTGGATGAGGCGACCTCAGCTCTGGATACAGAAAGCGAGGAGAAAGTTCAGCAAGCACTCCGCAAGTTAATAGTAGGGAAAACGGTCATCATAATCGCACACCGATTCAGTACGATCGACTCTGCCCAACAAATACTCGTTTTCGAAAACGGCCAAATCGTTGATTCAGGTTCTCACGATGACCTCATTGTCAAAAGCCCACTTTACCGACGTCTCTACAATAGGCAGGTCTAG
- a CDS encoding transposase → MRYSLPAVEKMVVMCKLHLGQILNYFDHNISNGPIEGLNSRIQGLIKKAFGYRDRKRFKTIYTST, encoded by the coding sequence ATGCGCTACAGTCTGCCTGCCGTGGAGAAAATGGTAGTAATGTGTAAGCTCCACCTCGGCCAGATCCTCAACTACTTCGACCACAACATATCCAACGGCCCGATCGAAGGGCTCAACTCGCGAATACAAGGGCTGATAAAGAAAGCGTTCGGCTATCGCGACCGGAAACGCTTCAAAACGATATATACTTCCACTTAG
- a CDS encoding glycosyltransferase family 2 protein — protein sequence MIHVSIIIPTYNREAHLRCTIQSVLDQTFKNFELLICDDGSTDGSHHLVKEFQDARIKWLAGKNSGGPAVPRNNGIAAAKSEWLAFLDSDDSWEPEKLEKQLKAANDYNVKAVCTNSKVVKNNTIQDNFYFPQSHNSRLSFTDMLEVNRVICSSMLIHRSIIAQIGVFPEEFEYRGIEDYVLWLSSSMLTDIYYLDDALTQYRDEVADSLRGDIVCSDPIILDNRVFRECFQRTGKLTGEKWNFRLKIIKRILKKPYLKQRIRELVKKNKKSKTRTI from the coding sequence ATGATCCATGTTTCTATCATTATCCCTACCTATAACCGCGAGGCTCATTTACGGTGTACAATTCAGAGTGTTTTAGATCAGACATTTAAGAATTTTGAACTACTCATTTGTGATGATGGTTCGACTGATGGAAGCCATCATCTCGTAAAAGAGTTTCAAGATGCTAGGATAAAATGGCTTGCAGGGAAGAATAGCGGAGGCCCTGCAGTACCTAGAAATAATGGTATAGCAGCAGCGAAAAGTGAATGGTTAGCCTTTCTTGATAGTGATGATTCTTGGGAGCCAGAAAAATTAGAAAAACAGCTTAAAGCGGCTAACGATTATAACGTCAAAGCAGTTTGTACAAATTCGAAGGTCGTTAAAAATAATACGATTCAAGATAATTTCTACTTTCCTCAAAGCCATAATAGCCGTTTGAGTTTTACCGACATGCTGGAAGTGAATCGTGTAATTTGTAGTTCAATGTTGATTCATCGAAGTATTATTGCCCAAATTGGCGTTTTTCCAGAGGAGTTTGAATACAGAGGTATCGAAGATTATGTATTATGGCTATCATCGTCAATGCTTACGGATATTTACTATTTAGATGACGCTTTAACTCAATATAGGGATGAAGTGGCAGATAGCCTAAGAGGAGATATTGTATGTTCAGATCCAATTATTTTGGATAATAGAGTTTTCAGAGAATGCTTTCAAAGAACAGGGAAATTAACAGGTGAAAAATGGAACTTTAGGCTAAAGATAATAAAACGAATTTTAAAAAAACCTTATTTAAAGCAGCGAATACGTGAATTAGTTAAAAAAAATAAAAAATCAAAAACTAGAACAATTTGA
- a CDS encoding family 6 glucosyltransferase — translation MKKKVSILYICTGHYKIFWEKFYKSAESYFLENLDYEKHYFVFTDADHIFGEQSKNIRKIYQKPLAWPYPTLDRFRIFKTIRDQLKGMDYIYFFNANMLFLEAVDEEILPTVEKPLLMVQHPGFYQKSRKDFTYEENDKSLAYIPADEGSVYVMGGLNGGLAKNYLELIYELDRRIEIDKTNNVIARWHDESHLNRYATNFESCVKLLDSSYGYPEGWNLPFSPKIIIRDKDNYGGHDFLRNKKCFREFIKKVYKW, via the coding sequence ATGAAAAAAAAGGTATCAATATTATATATTTGTACGGGACACTACAAAATATTTTGGGAAAAATTTTATAAAAGTGCGGAATCTTATTTTCTCGAAAATTTAGATTATGAAAAACATTATTTTGTTTTTACTGATGCGGATCACATTTTTGGAGAACAATCTAAAAATATACGTAAGATATACCAAAAACCTCTTGCGTGGCCATACCCCACCTTGGACAGGTTTCGGATTTTCAAAACAATACGTGATCAATTAAAAGGGATGGACTATATCTACTTCTTCAATGCCAATATGCTTTTTCTTGAGGCTGTTGATGAGGAAATACTTCCGACGGTCGAGAAACCCCTACTTATGGTGCAACATCCCGGATTCTATCAGAAATCTCGAAAGGATTTCACCTATGAAGAAAACGATAAATCATTAGCGTATATTCCTGCAGATGAAGGATCGGTGTATGTAATGGGAGGTTTGAATGGAGGCTTAGCCAAGAATTATTTGGAATTAATTTATGAGCTTGATCGTCGTATCGAAATTGATAAGACTAATAATGTTATTGCTCGCTGGCATGATGAATCACATTTGAATCGCTATGCAACAAATTTTGAAAGCTGCGTTAAGCTTCTGGATTCATCATACGGTTATCCTGAGGGGTGGAATCTTCCATTTAGTCCCAAAATTATTATTCGTGACAAAGACAATTATGGTGGGCACGATTTTCTTAGAAATAAAAAATGCTTTCGTGAATTTATTAAAAAGGTGTATAAATGGTAA
- a CDS encoding alpha-1,2-fucosyltransferase, with translation MVIVKIFGGLGNQLFQYSMGRAVGLENGVDVKYDVTKFKTGGLRKYELSNFCINGVLATRIDIIRIKYSRLSILKRICLANRKKRPRYGKSFIPEENFHYAPLALENKNNAYLSGYWQSYKYFENYWDKISTEFIPKNSLCNAALTYKNEISSCNAVSLHIRRGDYITNVNANKLHGLCSIDYYKAAIKVIKDDVLKPYFFIFSDDLDWAIENFSFLKDSTFVKLPKETADYEEMFLMSYCKHNIIANSTFSWWGAWLNRNRKKIVLAPSKWFTDLEINTSDLIPPTWRVL, from the coding sequence ATGGTAATTGTAAAAATATTCGGTGGCCTTGGAAATCAACTTTTTCAGTATTCTATGGGAAGAGCAGTAGGTTTGGAAAATGGTGTTGATGTAAAATACGATGTTACCAAATTTAAAACTGGTGGACTTAGAAAATATGAATTATCAAACTTTTGTATTAACGGGGTTTTAGCTACTCGTATAGATATTATTAGAATTAAATACTCGAGACTATCAATATTGAAAAGGATTTGTTTGGCAAATCGTAAAAAACGGCCGCGCTACGGAAAATCATTTATCCCTGAAGAAAACTTCCACTATGCTCCCCTAGCCCTTGAAAATAAAAATAATGCTTATCTTTCAGGATACTGGCAAAGTTATAAGTACTTTGAAAATTATTGGGACAAAATAAGCACTGAATTTATTCCCAAGAATTCACTTTGTAATGCTGCACTTACGTATAAAAATGAGATTTCCTCCTGTAATGCAGTTAGTTTACATATTCGTCGTGGTGACTATATTACAAATGTTAACGCAAATAAATTACACGGATTATGCTCGATTGATTATTATAAAGCTGCAATCAAAGTTATCAAAGATGATGTGTTAAAACCATATTTTTTTATTTTTAGTGATGATCTTGACTGGGCTATCGAAAACTTCTCATTTTTGAAGGACAGTACATTTGTCAAATTACCTAAAGAAACCGCAGATTATGAAGAGATGTTTCTTATGAGTTATTGTAAACACAATATTATAGCAAACAGCACTTTTAGTTGGTGGGGAGCTTGGTTAAATAGAAATAGAAAAAAAATTGTATTAGCTCCATCCAAATGGTTTACTGATTTAGAAATTAATACGTCAGACCTTATCCCTCCGACTTGGAGAGTCTTGTGA